A section of the Rhodobacteraceae bacterium M382 genome encodes:
- a CDS encoding class I SAM-dependent methyltransferase, which translates to MGKSSRGMIRDLKPASLDVAEISGKWGEMFKFRSYRQFRYPEFDICEGPFRGADDRILKFDLILANQVWEHLDRPYQATKYVRRMLRRGGHFWVAVPFFIPFHAAPNDCSRWSARGLKNFLVECGFEEDAIRARQWGNRNAALRNMEEVWPPEYDEEADSLENDPKMPICSWAIAQKT; encoded by the coding sequence ATGGGGAAATCCAGCCGCGGAATGATCCGCGACCTGAAACCCGCCAGCCTGGATGTCGCTGAGATTTCAGGTAAATGGGGCGAGATGTTCAAGTTCCGGTCCTACAGACAATTCCGGTACCCCGAGTTTGACATCTGCGAAGGACCGTTTCGCGGCGCAGACGACCGGATCCTGAAATTCGACCTGATCCTGGCCAATCAGGTGTGGGAACATCTGGACCGTCCATATCAGGCGACCAAATACGTGCGGCGTATGCTGCGTCGGGGCGGGCATTTCTGGGTCGCGGTCCCGTTTTTCATTCCTTTTCACGCCGCGCCTAACGATTGTTCGCGTTGGTCGGCGCGCGGGCTCAAGAATTTTCTGGTGGAATGCGGGTTCGAAGAGGATGCCATCCGTGCCCGTCAATGGGGCAACCGGAACGCGGCGTTGCGCAATATGGAAGAGGTCTGGCCCCCGGAATATGACGAAGAGGCCGATTCGCTCGAAAATGACCCGAAGATGCCGATTTGTTCCTGGGCGATAGCCCAAAAGACCTAA